A part of Neodiprion pinetum isolate iyNeoPine1 chromosome 4, iyNeoPine1.2, whole genome shotgun sequence genomic DNA contains:
- the LOC124217385 gene encoding uncharacterized protein: MMEDDWNELLTLLTPAIKKQDTVMRQAISPRDRLTVTLRYLATGNTFQDLSYSTRIAANTISKVIDETLRAIVEVLDSKVWNFPSSLEEWQVIAHKFDTLWNFPHCIGALDGKHINFRPPRSDGSIYRNYKGKDSIVLLGLVDAEYRFLFVDVGRNGRMHDSAVLRESPLWTKINDGTLNLSAPCEIPGFCYKLPYVIVGNDAFALKPNLLKPYPDRNLTLDKRIFNYRLSRARRTVENAFGILANRWRVLLSTISLSVQKVERITYACVLLHNYLINKSNNDSSQWYVPHNYRISTRVDSNCNAVQLSEGQNASLYLRNN, translated from the coding sequence ATGATGGAAGATGACTGGAATGAGTTGTTGACACTTCTGACTCCGGCCATAAAAAAACAGGATACCGTTATGCGTCAAGCTATATCACCGAGGGACAGACTCACTGTGACTCTTCGATATTTAGCAACGGGCAATACCTTTCAAGATTTGAGCTACTCCACTCGCATAGCCGCGAACACAATTTCAAAAGTGATTGACGAAACTTTAAGAGCAATAGTAGAAGTACTCGACTCAAAAGTATGGAATTTCCCATCATCGCTGGAGGAATGGCAGGTTATCGCTcacaaattcgatactttATGGAATTTTCCTCATTGCATCGGTGCGCTGGATGGGAAACACATCAATTTTCGTCCCCCTCGAAGTGACGGATCGATTTACCGTAATTATAAGGGAAAAGACAGCATTGTGCTTCTGGGTCTTGTCGATGCTGAATACAGATTTTTGTTCGTTGACGTCGGAAGAAATGGACGTATGCACGATTCTGCTGTTTTGCGTGAGAGCCCATTATGGACTAAGATCAACGATGGAACGTTGAACTTATCTGCTCCATGTGAAATTCCAGGCTTTTGTTACAAATTACCGTACGTGATTGTCGGTAACGACGCATTTGCCTTGAAACCTAATTTGTTAAAGCCGTATCCGGATAGAAACTTGACGCTTGACAAAAGAATATTCAACTACAGATTGAGCCGTGCTCGCAGAACTGTTGAAAACGCTTTTGGCATACTGGCAAACAGATGGCGCGTTTTACTTTCTACGATATCTCTCTCCGTTCAAAAAGTAGAGAGAATAACTTACGCGTGTGTGcttttacataattatttaatcaataaatCTAACAATGATTCCAGTCAATGGTACGTACCGCATAATTACAGAATCTCAACCCGAGTTGATAGTAATTGTAATGCAGTACAATTATCCGAAGGGCAGAATGCCTCCCTATATCTGAGAAATAACTGA